Within the Miscanthus floridulus cultivar M001 chromosome 2, ASM1932011v1, whole genome shotgun sequence genome, the region ggagtcagaagcgaggccttccggtagGAGAGGCAGGccgaagtcagaagcgagcgccgttcctcctggccaggccttccggtcggagagtcaggccagagttagaagcgggcgtcgttcctccttggccagaccttccagtcagagattggatcacccttctggcctgtcgttaggtatttggGGCGGCTTAGGAGTTGTGCGTTGTTTGTagcgtcgtctgctgggccaagcttttgctggaaagtaggtccatgagggaccccaggtttatgaacccgacacttttAGTTATAGAAATAATGATCTTCTAAAAATGTGGCCGTTCTTACAGTTGTAAACAATAAATTGTGAAACCAAAGCGGCTATAAATTATTTCATGCTAGCAAGTTAAACAAAAGGATAACATATTTTCTCAAACGATAAACAAAATGATGATATACCCTATTCTGCTAAATTAGAGATAATATTTTATGCATATACCTATGAACTCATATGTACCTAAACAATCAAACTGTTGTCATTGAGCCCAGCAGCTAAAAAACGCGGCCCATGGCCTGCTCTTCAACCGCACGCGCTCATTCTCCACGACCCAGGAGCAAACGCCCCTCTCCACCGCGTCGATGGCCCAGTTGGCAAAATTGGCCCgtggccgcaacctgggcctaggccggcaatcTCGCTCCCCGCCTTGGCCTGTTCTGGCCTGGAGCAATGGCGGCCGTCGATTTGCATCCGACGATCGATCATCCATTTCGAAAGATCAAAACCCTGGCCGTGGCTCCCCCTGAAACCCTAGCACCCATTTCTTCCCTCCTGTTCTTTGTCTTCGCCGCACCTGAGAGCCGACGCAGCCGAACTCGAGAGCCGACGCGACGAGGAGGTGGTGGCGCGGCCGTGGCGCCCTTCGTCGGTGCACGCGTGCGACCAAAGCCACGCGCGGCGCCGTCGAGCGGCACCGCGGTGGTGCCCTTTGCGCCTCGCGCGGAGCATCAGAGGCGCTGGCGAGCCCACGACTCGGCCGTGCTTCCCGCGGCCGGTAAAACGGCGACATAGTTGTTCTTCCCACGCGCGGTGGTGTCGACGGTGGCAAGGAAAACCATGTATGTGCTGGTGGTTCCATGACGTCTGTGATGGGGACACGAGGTTCTGGGGTTCGGACTGCTCACCATTGCCGTGAAGGATGCAGAATGCCATGAAGCAGAGCAGGGACGTCTAAGCGGCGTCCTCGCTTTCCGCGTGGTGGTCATGGTCGTGGAGGGCGGCTCGAGGACGACAGTGACGGAGCAAGGTGTCGTGGCCGCGGTGGTTGGTGGCGCAGACCGTAGTGCAGGGACGTCGAAGCGGCGACGTCCTTGATTCGGTCGTGGCCGTGGATGCTGGCTCAAGGACGACAGCGATGTCGGACAAGGCAGCGCTGGATCGTGGGCTTCTGGTTCAGGGCGATGCAATTGTTGAGGACGAGTGGCAGGCTATAGGTGAGGGTGGTGCTCAAGGGGGCCGGGGCAAGTGGTGAGGGCGGTGCTCAAGGGGGGCGGGGCAAGTGGTGAGGGCTGCACACGAGGTTGAGGTGATCGTATGATGTATTAATGCTCGCGTGATTGgtcctgggggcgatggtgatggGATTGATTGTGTTGATCAGGGTAATTTCCTTTTGTCATAGCGGGTTCCTGATTTCACGTGATGGTCGTGATTTGGAAGGAGCCTGATCGGAGGAAGTGTGATTGGAGGCGTAGGAGATCACGGAGGTTGCCGCACGAGTGGATGCATGGGAGCGAGCGGCTTTGGTGTTGCACCCGAGGATGCATGGGAGCGAGCGGCTTTGGTGTCGTACTTGTGGACgaaatagttatgaatgttttagttgtagagtaGAGTAGAGATAACGGTATAAAAAAAAACCTATATCTATCATGTCTGGTGGAGAAGAGTGGAATGGTGAGGAACCGTCACCCTGGCCTAAACCCTAGCTAAAGCAGTACGGTGGACCTGGAGCCTGGGCCGAGCCATGGTGGAGAACCGGAGGTTTGGAGCTGCTGGAGATGGGAGAACTGTTGTACAAATGTTCCTTCGAACAGGGTGTTCCATGTAGCAAGAGCGATTCACGTGTGCCGCACATTTCGGATCGGACGTTGCACATCTGAGTTCGCAAGGTTGCACTGAGAACCCAGTTTGCACTCAATATTTTTTGCCCGGTTTATTTCCGCTTCTCCTTGGGGCGACCCGGATGCTCCTCCACTCTTCTGCCTGCCGCGGCAGCCGCGTCCTCTCCTCttgcagcagcagcggcggcagcaGCCAGTTCCTCCTCTCCCGCTTCGCGTCCACCCCCCCTCAAAACCCTAGGTACGCTCAGGACCCTAGCTGTCATGTCGTACCGCGGAGGGCGCGGGGGCGGCGGGCCCAACTCTCactgcgggcgcgggcgcgggcgcgggcgcggcggtggcggaggcaggggaggccgcggcggcggcggcgggggacgCGGGGAGCAGAGGTGGTGGGACCCGGAGTGGCGGTCCGAGCGCCTCCGGCAGATGCATGGGGATGTAAGGACACTCTCCCGTGCCTCGCGTGGTGATGGGATTGGTTGTTTCGTTGTTATATGTTGCCGCCCTGCTGACGGAATTAATGGATCGCGATGCCACGATGatgcttttttttttaaatttatatATGTTCCGAATTCTGCATTACAGACTTTAGCAGCACCTTTGATTAATACTACCGGTCAAGTTTCCTAGATAGTATTACCTCCGGTCCATTCTATAGGTCGATTTGATTTGGCTCTTTTTACCCCGAGTTCCGTGTCTCCTTAATATTTTTTGACCTTTTAACGACAAGTTAATGTGTGCAGTCCTGTAGTTTCCCCACACTTTGTAGTCCTACTTCCACAGTTTCAAACTCTGATTGCTGCTTGCTTTGATGCACTGGTGGAACTGCCAGTTGGATCCATCATAAAACACGATTTGGTTACATCTCTTCTGATACAACCTATTTATTAGCTCTAATATGATGTTAGGGATATCATCAGTTGAGCATGTCATACTGCTATTCTCTCTGCCCACTTTGGTAAACTTCGCCTATTGTGCTGTGCAGTTGGCCTGAGATTCATGGTTTCAGTAAATTTGCTCCACTTGTTGTACACATCAAATAAGCTCTTGCTCACCTTGTAGTAGTTACTTACAAAGTTTTGCGTGCTCACAATCTTCAGGTGGAAAAGGTTGATGAGAATGAATGGTGGAACAAGATTGGGCAATTAAGAGAAGGGTCCCAGCAGGAGCTAGTAGTCAAGCAGAATTTTGGACGGGATGGACAGAATATACTTGCAAACATGGCTCAGAGACAAGGGCTTTACTTGTAAGGATCAATCATGCCTGTTCGTCACTTCACATCTTTATGATCATTCTTCATTCGCAAGAATAGATGCAATGCCTGGCTTTGATCTCTGCTCTTAAAGTTTGGTAGTTCAATCTATTTTTTGCACCATTTGATACCTACTGTTTTGCCTATGAACCACACTTCAAAGCTGACAAATTCTACTTTACCTGGTTTGCATTTTAACCTGGGGAAGATAGTAATGCATACAACAGAGGGAAGACACTTGTTTTCAGCAAGGTACCCTTACCTGATTATCGAGCAGATCTGGACGACAGGCATGGGTCAACACAAAAAGAGGTACTCTGCGTCTGATTGATACTTTATAATAACATGATTTTATGTGTCATCTTCCTGATCACTGTTTATATTTTTACTGGGGCAGATTAAGATGTCTAATCAGACAGAGGTGCGAGTCGAAGACCTTTTGTCCAGGTCAAAGTGGAACACCAACAATTCTGCAAGCACATCTACTGTCTCAATGAGACAATTTTTGCCTAGCGCATCCTCGTCTGTTGTTGAACCAGCAGCACCAATTGATAAAGAAAAGCTCAGTTCTCAGCTTAGGGATTTGCAGAATTCAAGGAAGGTATTGCCTGTGACCATGGACCCCCTCTGTTTCCGTCCCTTAAAAACATCCGTGAGCATTCTTCAGGGATCCCACCATCTGTATTTTATTTCAGACGACAGCAAGTGCTAGATCAATGCAATCTTTCAGGGAGAAATTACCTGCATTCAGCATGAGAGAGGAATTTCTGAAAGCGGTGGCAGCCAATCAGGTAAGTTGTCTCCAATGTTTGTTCTACTTCGCCGTTGCTCCAATGTTGTATTTTTGCTGTTGTATCCATGATCTGAACGTTCTATCTGTACAACTCGTGGTTTATAGCCTTAGTAGCCAGCATCTTCCATTTTATGCTCTGTTGTTCTTAGTGGTTATTTGTTTCCCCTTTGTTCAAAAAGTAATTTGTGAATTGATGGACATAATAACACAATTGACATGTGAAATAATTTGTGAATTGATGGACATAATCACATAATTGACATGTGTTCTCAGCATTTCTTATGCACAACTTCTGACACAAGTGGTGATTATCCATGCTTGCTGTGATATTGATTGCACGTTTAGGTTGTGTATCTGTATAATTCTAGAATTGCTCTTATTTTTTTTGTGAACGAATTGCTCTTATTAGTTTGTCCATTTGGTTCCTTTTTTTTCCACTCTTAACTTGTTGAGCTTTCCTGTATCAGGTTCTGGTCATTTCTGGCGAGACAGGCTGCGGTAAAACAACCCAGCTTCCACAGTTCATACTAGAAGAAGAAATAAATAACCTCCGCGGTTCTGACTGCAGCATAATTTGTACTCAGCCCCGCCGTATATCTGCTGTTTCAGTAGCAGCAAGAGTAGCTGCTGAGAGAGGTGAAGAACTTGGCGAGGCTGTTGGATACCAGATTCGCCTTGAATCAAAACGATCTGCACAAACACGGTTGCTGTTCTGCACTACCGGAGTTTTGCTTAGAAGACTGGTATGCCTTCATTGGTAGAATAGTTTGCATATTCATATCTTGAGATGACTTGGCCACATGATCACTGCTTGTTTTCATTTATCCGCTTTCAGAATTAAAATTGAAGTAAATctgtcctttttctttatttgttactccctccattctcgtATACTTGTCCATGGCTTTGGGAGAAAACGCTCcacaatacttgtcattgagGATATTAAGAGTGTAGCCATTCTAGTATTTCCACTCTCTACCCCTGATTAAATGCTCCAGTAGAAGAAAAGTGGCTATATTATTAGATTTAATAGGGTTATAGATGGTCATTTCACATTGATTTTTTTGGAACTAGTATTTCTTTGGTCTGTGCGCATGATGTGCTGTGGACAAGTATACAGGAATGGTGGGAGTAGTGGATAGAGATTGTTGCTCTTTGTTGTGTAGGAGCACTGGTAGTTTTGTTCTAAATAACTTACTTGGAGGCAGCTCCAGAATTGATAGTATAAACTTTCTTGCAGAAGTTGCAGGACTAAGTTTCTTTGTAACTACGAGTGAAAATATTCTGCGCACTCTAGCACTGTGACTCATCTCTTGCAGTAGCTGATTTTGTAATTTACGCCCATGTACTTTTAGTTACCTGACTTATGATCTCCATACCTAGGAATACCATTGCTGGAATATTTTGCTCAGTTCAGCCTACCTTAACACTTGCTGATGCAATTTAATGCACCTGATTGTTTTTTTTGTATGCTTTCATTTTAATTTCGTTAGGTTTGAATTTACTGCAAACAGTATATAAATTGCAGGTTCAAGAGCCTGACTTAATTGGGGTGAGTCATTTACTAGTTGACGAAATTCATGAACGCGGCATGAATGAAGATTTTCTCATCATAATACTGCGTGACCTTCTACCAAGACGTCCAGATCTTCGCCTTGTACTGATGAGTGCAACTATAAATGCTGAACTATTTTCCAAGTACTTTGGAGATGCTCCAGTGATGCACATCCCGGTACTGTAATGTTTCATGAACAACATCAAATTGAAGACATGATTGATTGTGTCTGGATGTTATATATTTACATTGAGGTGTTTTGAGCAGGGGTTCACTTTTCCTGTTGCTGAGTTGTTTCTGGAAGATGTTCTAGAAAAGACTCGTTACAGGATCAATTCCGAACGTGATAATTTTGCAGGTAGTTCAAGGAGAAAGAGGTTTTCATCAGTTAAGAGTGATCCACTGTCTGATGTTTTTGAGGTAAACTTCGATTTTGAACTTCTTTTCCCCTCAATTAGTCAATTTAGTACTGATGAgcatggataagtctagctgcgTACTTATGATATATGCATTGTGGCACACTGATTCAGCACTTCAGCTGCAAGTACAGGTAGATAAAAAAATCTAAACTGTGAAAACAATCctttcagaaatcattttgcttAGTTTTCACACAAAGTGCATTTTGGTTGCTCACTGTGGTTTTTTTTTCCAGAACATTGTCATTAATAAGGAGTATGGAAATTACAACATTACAACAAGGCAGTCCCTTGAAGCTTGGTCTGCTGCTGAACTAGATTTGAGCCTTGTAAGTACTGTGCATTTTTTATATAATTGAAATGCATCTATTAATTCCTCAAGTAGTTGGAAGTCATGTTTTTTTTGTATAATTCTTGTTGCTACACTTGCTTCACACGTGTAAAATTGCATTCAAGTGAATATACGTCATAGTTATTATTGTTCAAAATATCATGGGGCCATTCACCAAACAGTTAATAGACTGTATGTTTGTCAGATGTTTGTGAGAAATACTGGAGTAATTGGTGAAGAAGCTTTCTGTACACCCTCCATGCTTAATTTTTTCACCTTTTGCTTTACATGATTCATTAGAGAACCATAGACGTCCCTTCTCTTCATCATTGAGGATATTTCTGATTTCCTGCTTCGTTATTTCATCCAGTCTTGCTCTGACGTAATACATTATAGTATGGTGTTACCATagcagaagggcgggcctggtgcaagcggtagagtcttaccgcctgtgactggaaggtcccgggttcgagtcgcggtctccacgcattgcacaagcgagggtaaggcttgccactgacacccttccccagaccccgcacagagcgggatctctctgcactgggtacgccctttttatggTGTTACCATAGCACCATGTTAATAAGTTCCCATCCAAGTATTGTCCTGTGCCTAAACAGTAATTTCTGTTGTTCCGAGTTAATTTATTTCATGTTTTTCCTTGTCACATTAGTTAACCGCATGGCTGTACTGTGTTCACATTTGTGCACAAGAATTATTATTTAAACCTAATACACTGCCAACCATATCCAGGAAAAATAGTTGCTGCTAACACCTCTATGTTGACAATTTAGGTGGAAAGTACAATCGAGTATATTTGCCGTTATGAAGCAGAAGGTGCAATCCTTGTGTTCCTTACTGGCTGGGATGAAATTTCAAAGCTTCTGGACAAGATTAAAGGGAATAATTTCCTTGGCAGTCCTAatagatttcttgttcttcctttgcaTGGTTCTATGCCAACTGTGAATCAACGTGAAATTTTTGACAGACCACCAGCTAGTATGAGGTGAGCCACTTAGCTACTCATTGAGAAAATAGTCATGTGTTAGGTTCCTGGGATGATGAGGAATGGGACGGGTCGATCCCCTTTCAGCAAGTGTTTGGTTGAGGGGCGACAAGGGATGAGTCTGTCTCCTAGGGGAATATTCCCCTTAGATTCGGGTTCTCCCCATCCCCTGAAAACAAGCGGATGGGGTAATCCCTTTTTGACGCCGTTGTTAGAGTATGgcaggggcctattgggcctgggctGGATGTATAGCCCATcagtgttagggttaattagagataagggtcgcttgcttaggagtcaggtaaacctctctatataaggagaggagatatatcaatctaatcaagcaagaattaagaaggaaatcccttccctCTTGCCCGGCCGTGGACAAACGCCCCGCGGCCGGCTCTCTCTCAACCCCGCAGCCCTAGCCATGAACAGTACCCGCGGTACTGTAGCCGTGCGGGTACTGTAGCGTGCAAGCCGCCGTCGCTCCCCTcgactctctcctctcaatcctagcagccacataacatttggtatcagagatctctggttTGATCATGTGGTTCGATCATGTCCACCCGTCGTCCTCCGCCGTGGGCGTCATGACGAACGAGCAGTTGACCGCGGCTGTCCTTGACCTCGGCAAGATGGTGGCCGGGATTCATGGGTTCCTGCTGGGGCCGCAGCCGAACCCGTCGCCGACGtcccagcagcagctgctgccgtCGCCGCCACCGCTTCCGGCTTGGATCGCTGGTTTGTCGAAACCCATCTACACGGCGCCCAGTACCCAGCCGCACCTACCGCTGCTCCCGACCACCGGGGCTGTCATGGCGCATGGCGGCGCCCCGGCTTCGGGCGTCCTCTACGGCGGGGTGGACGGCGGCAGCCTGATGCCGACGCTCTCCGCCACGTCGCCCTCGCTGGACAGCACGGGCGCGGCGCCCTCGGCCTCCTCACAGGACCCGCCGCCAGTTGCGCTTAGCTGCGCGGAGGACCTCGATCTCGTCCGCTGCGTCGGGGATCTCGGGCATGCGGTTTCCCCCAAGGGCGGCGGACATGCTGTTTTTCTCGCGGGCGGCGAACTCAAACTCTGCGGTGGCGGCGGTTGGGGAGGCGCTCCCCTCGTCGTTCTCCGTCGAAAGCCATCCGCTCTTCTTTGTGCGGTGCAGACCGGCATCCGTCCGGCGGGGAGAAGGCATGGTGTCACCGGCGGGAGCGCACTGCCTAGCACCGCCGCTTTCCGCCACCGACCACCGCGGGGGCGCCTTCGCTGGCCGTTGTTGCGACTACTTCTAGGTGGCCATATACATGCACCCCTTTCGTCAAGATGGTGTCCATGGGATCCAGGTGGTTGTCTACGTGCAGCTTATGCGTCGGGCTGGTGTCCGCCATCAATTGAAGAGGCTGCAAAAATAAAGAGTTCACATCTATTTTCGGTtgataataataaaataagcCGAGATGTAAAAGGCTTGTTTTTAAGTGATAGGTTGTGTCGAGACATCGTTATAAGTTGGTTAGgttgcagctcgaggacgagctgcatgtccaggtggggtgtagtgttagagtatggcaggggcctattgggcctgggctGGATGTATAGCCTATTAGTGTTAGgattaattagagataagggtcgcttgcttaggagtcaagtaaacctctctataacAGCCGTTGTCTTCTGTCTTGGGGTAATCCAGAACACAGGCTGGGAAGATCCCATCCCCTCTAGTCCCCAAACCAAACACAGGCTAGAATCTTCAGTGTGTTCTGGATATGATCATGCTACATATCCTTAATGTGTTTTAgacaaggttttctttttttttatctgcATACCTTTGGCATCTTTCCACCACTATATGAAGACTACTGGGTTTGTGATCCTTATCATTGTTAGTACGTTCGATTATAAAATGTTGTTATGCCGCATATGTAGCTCATAGATAGAGTTGAAGTTACAAAACTACTTTCTTTTTTTGTCACTAAGCAAGAATTGACTTCTGCCTTGTCCCTTCCAGTATCCTTTTGAGCAATGTGTGCTGCTTCAAAGTATTTGTTCTTTTCTacaatatttgttttttttttcatttctcaTTATTTCTGGGTTTTGCTAAATAGCTATTCTGTTTGTTCTGATTTCTGAATGTTTTCTCTTTATTTGAACTAATTGCAGCTCTTTATAAATGGTTAGCAATTCCTTTGAGACAGTGATGTTCTTGTTGAGTAATTTTAGATTCTTTTACTTTTCTTATTGTCTATTAACGATTTGTTTGTAATTTCAGAAAAATTGTTTTGGCAACCAACATTGCGGAGAGTAgtatcactgtagatgatgttgTCTATGTGATTGATTGTGGTAAGGCCAAGGAGACAAGCTATGATGCCTTGAATAAGCTGGCATGCCTTCTTCCGTCATGGATATCAAAAGCTTCTGCTCATCAGGTACCTTACTGCTGACAATATATAACTAGGTTCTTTGCAGACATGAAAAGTCCATTAACAGATGTTCTCTCCCTTTATTTTGTTCACAGAGGAGAGGTCGCTCAGGCCGCGTTCAGCCAGGCTTTTGCTATCGGCTCTATCCAAAGatcattcatgatgcaatgccACAGTTTCAGTTGCCTGAAATTCTCAGGACTCCTTTGCAAGAACTATGCCTTACCATCAAAAGCTTACAGCTTGGAGCAGTATCCTCCTTTTTAGCCAAGTCACTGCAGCCACCAGATCCACTTTCTGTTAAGAATGCAATTGAGCTTCTTAAAACCATTGGTGCACTGGATGATACGGAGGAACTCACTTCTCTTGGTATGAAAATTTTCAGCTAACTTGCATATAAGAGTTTTTGTCTATTTGATTTTATTCCAGCTGTTTACATAAACCTCTCAAATCTACTTCGTTTTTGTGCAGGGAGACATCTCTGTACTCTCCCACTggacccaaacattgggaaaatGCTGCTTATGGGATCTGTATTCCAGTGCTTGGATCCAGTATTGACAATTGCTGCTGCTCTCGCATATCGTAATCCATTTGTGCTCCCAATAGATAGAAAAGAAGAAGCTGATGCTGTCAAAAGATCATTTGCTGGTGACTCCTGCAGGTAATTATTGTAAACAATTCTGCCACTTTGATATTAATATTAAGGATTGAAGGAACGTATAAGGATGTTTTTTGAGGTACCCGATTAGTTGGTATTTCTAATTTGTTTACtattccctccatttcaaattgtaaTAAGTAGTTAGCTTTTCTAGATTTATAGCTTATTCTACGCACATAggtatacattatgtctagatacatagtaaaagctacaTATGTATAGAAAAGctagaacgacttacaatttggaacggagggcgTACCATTTTCTTGAGTGGAACAGTAGGGTAAACACCTACTGTGGTAGCTATATTATTGTATGTACAAAAAAACTGTACAAGATGCTGTATAGATACAAAGGATAATAGGGGAGGCTATCTAGCCAAGCCATGCCTAAGGTTCTAGAAGTATCTATCAATCTATGTCATCAGAGAAGCTTTCTTCCAAGACAAGGATGGGCTGCTTATTACTCTCTCTGTTCCAAATTGTATAAGTTGTTTTAGTTTTGTGCCAAGTCAAgcttctctaactttgaccaagtttatagtcaAATATGTATTTACAAAACTAAATAAATGTATTATCAATGCATATTTCAAGTTTGGTTTAATGAAACTATTTTGATGTGCTAGATGTTGATCCATTCTccaataaacttggtcaaagttagactAGTTTGACTAGGACAAACTCAATCAAAATACCTACAATTTGGAAGTATCATTGTGTTGGTTCCAAGTATTCCCAGCGTCTATGATGAAATCATGAAATTTTCCATGGAGTGCTCGAAATTCTGCTTTGCTTGATTCACCATGTCAAGGAAAGGAAGGGGCAGATCCCAAGTGATTCTTGTATATTGCCAGCATGCTTTACTGAGTACTGCTGATGCTTCTTAACTTATAGCGCCTGTAGGATAGTTCCTTTGATTGCTAGCAAGGTTCAAAAAGGAGCTAGGCTCTAAGCCACCGATTAGCGCCTAGGACATCTAAACGTAGATTAAACATGATTAAGCGTTTATACACTAGCTACATATCAAGAGATTTATAGTTGCATAAATGTGACAATAAATAGAAAAGGAAGAGCAATGCCATAATAGCACACTGAGCCCACTAGGGGAGGAAGCCCACTAGCCCATCTGAACACCATAACACCCAGCGATGCCCTACCACCACAGATTTCCAGTCAGTAGACAATCCCCATTCTCACGCAGCCACGCCGCCTCTCCTCTGCCTGTGCACCCCCATCCATCTCTCCACCTCTCCATGGCACACCACCTCTTCTCCTGCGCTCTGTCTGCTCCTCCATGCACCCCACCTCTACTCCGTCTGTGCGCACCTCGTCCTCTCCCCCTTTCGTGGCACCCCCTTTGGCTGCACACAGCCACACATGACCCTTTGGAGAAATCGAGCAAAATGGGCTAAATTGAACAGAGGGTAAGCGAAATCgagcatagatggaatcacaacaACAAACCATTTTGCCATCATAATCTCGTCTCTTCTCTTCCTTCATCATCCATGGGTTCTGACAGTTATG harbors:
- the LOC136525314 gene encoding DExH-box ATP-dependent RNA helicase DExH1-like isoform X1 yields the protein MSYRGGRGGGGPNSHCGRGRGRGRGGGGGRGGRGGGGGGRGEQRWWDPEWRSERLRQMHGDVEKVDENEWWNKIGQLREGSQQELVVKQNFGRDGQNILANMAQRQGLYFNAYNRGKTLVFSKVPLPDYRADLDDRHGSTQKEIKMSNQTEVRVEDLLSRSKWNTNNSASTSTVSMRQFLPSASSSVVEPAAPIDKEKLSSQLRDLQNSRKTTASARSMQSFREKLPAFSMREEFLKAVAANQVLVISGETGCGKTTQLPQFILEEEINNLRGSDCSIICTQPRRISAVSVAARVAAERGEELGEAVGYQIRLESKRSAQTRLLFCTTGVLLRRLVQEPDLIGVSHLLVDEIHERGMNEDFLIIILRDLLPRRPDLRLVLMSATINAELFSKYFGDAPVMHIPGFTFPVAELFLEDVLEKTRYRINSERDNFAGSSRRKRFSSVKSDPLSDVFENIVINKEYGNYNITTRQSLEAWSAAELDLSLVESTIEYICRYEAEGAILVFLTGWDEISKLLDKIKGNNFLGSPNRFLVLPLHGSMPTVNQREIFDRPPASMRKIVLATNIAESSITVDDVVYVIDCGKAKETSYDALNKLACLLPSWISKASAHQRRGRSGRVQPGFCYRLYPKIIHDAMPQFQLPEILRTPLQELCLTIKSLQLGAVSSFLAKSLQPPDPLSVKNAIELLKTIGALDDTEELTSLGRHLCTLPLDPNIGKMLLMGSVFQCLDPVLTIAAALAYRNPFVLPIDRKEEADAVKRSFAGDSCSDHIALLKAFVAWKEAKRSGRERTFCRENFLSSMTLKMMDDMRNQFFDLLSDIGFVSKATGVKAYNHYGNDLEMICAVLCAGLYPNVVQCKRRGKRTAFYTKDVGKVDIHPSSVNAFVNQFPLPFLVYSEKVKTASIYVRDSTNISDYALLLFGGSLSPSKTGEGIEMLGGYLHFSAPKHTIELIQKLRGELDILLQKKIEEPGLDIFSQGKGVVAAAVELLHSQNFNH
- the LOC136525314 gene encoding DExH-box ATP-dependent RNA helicase DExH1-like isoform X2, producing MDRIYLQTWLRDKGFTYSNAYNRGKTLVFSKVPLPDYRADLDDRHGSTQKEIKMSNQTEVRVEDLLSRSKWNTNNSASTSTVSMRQFLPSASSSVVEPAAPIDKEKLSSQLRDLQNSRKTTASARSMQSFREKLPAFSMREEFLKAVAANQVLVISGETGCGKTTQLPQFILEEEINNLRGSDCSIICTQPRRISAVSVAARVAAERGEELGEAVGYQIRLESKRSAQTRLLFCTTGVLLRRLVQEPDLIGVSHLLVDEIHERGMNEDFLIIILRDLLPRRPDLRLVLMSATINAELFSKYFGDAPVMHIPGFTFPVAELFLEDVLEKTRYRINSERDNFAGSSRRKRFSSVKSDPLSDVFENIVINKEYGNYNITTRQSLEAWSAAELDLSLVESTIEYICRYEAEGAILVFLTGWDEISKLLDKIKGNNFLGSPNRFLVLPLHGSMPTVNQREIFDRPPASMRKIVLATNIAESSITVDDVVYVIDCGKAKETSYDALNKLACLLPSWISKASAHQRRGRSGRVQPGFCYRLYPKIIHDAMPQFQLPEILRTPLQELCLTIKSLQLGAVSSFLAKSLQPPDPLSVKNAIELLKTIGALDDTEELTSLGRHLCTLPLDPNIGKMLLMGSVFQCLDPVLTIAAALAYRNPFVLPIDRKEEADAVKRSFAGDSCSDHIALLKAFVAWKEAKRSGRERTFCRENFLSSMTLKMMDDMRNQFFDLLSDIGFVSKATGVKAYNHYGNDLEMICAVLCAGLYPNVVQCKRRGKRTAFYTKDVGKVDIHPSSVNAFVNQFPLPFLVYSEKVKTASIYVRDSTNISDYALLLFGGSLSPSKTGEGIEMLGGYLHFSAPKHTIELIQKLRGELDILLQKKIEEPGLDIFSQGKGVVAAAVELLHSQNFNH